A stretch of the Pan troglodytes isolate AG18354 chromosome 20, NHGRI_mPanTro3-v2.0_pri, whole genome shotgun sequence genome encodes the following:
- the LOC129138071 gene encoding putative methyl-CpG-binding domain protein 3-like 3 codes for MGGDRVFPVDYPLIALSLAFSIKRGTRCRSHCIFRQAKGCLHLKSGVSKRNSTAMGVPAFTSFPSPPVLGKLKRNMMPWALQKKREIHMAKAHRRRAARSALPMRLTSCIFQRPVTRIRSHPDNQVRRRKGDEHLEKPQQLCAYRRLQALQPCSSQGEGSSPLHLESVLSILAAGTASESLDRAGAERVHSPLEPTPGQFPAVAGGPTPGMGCQLPPPLSGQLVTPADIRRQARRVKKARERLAKTLQADRLARQAEMLTCR; via the exons ATGGGCGGAGACAGGGTGTTCCCTGTGGATTATCCACTGATTGCATTATCACtcgctttctctataaaaaggGGAACCAGATGCAGAAGTCACTGCATTTTCCGGCAAGCCAAGGGTTGTCTGCATCTCAAGAGTGGGGTCAGCAAGAGAAACTCTACGGCTATGGGAGTGCCTGCGTTCACCTCTTTTCCGAGCCCACCTGTTCTG ggGAAGCTCAAAAGAAACATGATGCCCTGGGCTTTACAGAAGAAACGAGAAATCCACATGGCCAAGGCCCATCGGAGACGAGCTGCGAGGTCTGCTCTCCCCATGAGACTCACCAGCTGCATCTTCCAGAGGCCGGTGACGAGGATCAGGTCTCATCCTGACAACCAGGTCAGACGCAGAAAAGGGGATGAGCACCTGGAGAAGCCGCAGCAACTCTGCGCCTACCGGAGACTGCAGGCCCTGCAGCCCTGCAGCAGCCAAGGAGAAGGTTCAAGTCCACTGCATTTGGAGAGCGTCTTAAGTATCCTTGCAGCGGGGACGGCCAGTGAATCTCTGGACAGAGCTGGTGCTGAGCGTGTCCACAGCCCGCTTGAGCCCACCCCTGGGCAGTTTCCAGCTGTGGCAGGGGGGCCAACCCCAGGAATGGGTTGTCAGCTCCCACCGCCCCTCTCTGGCCAATTGGTGACTCCTGCAGATATCCGGAGACAGGCCAGGAGGGTGAAGAAAGCCAGGGAGAGACTGGCCAAGACCTTGCAGGCAGACAggctggccaggcaggcagaAATGCTGACATGTAGATGA